The Syngnathus typhle isolate RoL2023-S1 ecotype Sweden linkage group LG1, RoL_Styp_1.0, whole genome shotgun sequence genome includes a window with the following:
- the tmem102 gene encoding transmembrane protein 102, with amino-acid sequence MESLMSAVSPRSPAPGKKLSEVDFRSGTTLEQLSTQVSELVLLEQGGFGDQTALEVHTAKDFIFNMLGLVQKVDQRLPVANEYLLLSGGAREGVLDLNPEDLGNYAKGADFDLDFTLLVPALKLHDRNQPVTLDMRHSPPCHSWLSLRLCDSNILSRWSVCCQEESGLPAEEDEEEEGERGKGSILSLDSPQSLDGCYFSPTLVTDWFWGVVSEAVDELRRSPQRGIPTPERLERNGPLVSIILQAGSSRVLYDLLPVVSFRGWPAVAQGWLTANHFWDGKITEEEAIAGFYLLPYCSPLGGRPDREWRLAFSRSEVQLKKCIPFPMAQAFQAAKAVLSRILARPRAGLSLYHLRTLLFWACDRLPSAYLSCLDSDTPGRLFLGLLDDLAHCILGKNCPNYFLPQCNMLEHLTDSQALLVARKLAHVRSDPSEHLRAALDQARQAGQLKKELASSANGSPGHHPVNGIISPTEDKLAQRLQQLVTENPGKSISVFLNPDDVTRPHFRIDDKFY; translated from the exons ATGGAGTCCCTGATGAGCGCTGTGTCGCCTCGCTCCCCGGCGCCCGGCAAGAAGCTCTCCGAGGTGGACTTCCGTTCGGGCACGACCCTGGAGCAGCTGTCCACTCAAGTGTCGGAGCTGGTCCTACTGGAGCAGGGTGGCTTTGGCGACCAGACCGCCTTGGAGGTCCACACGGCCAAAGATTTCATTTTCAACATGTTAG GTTTAGTCCAGAAGGTGGATCAGCGCCTCCCGGTGGCCAATGAATACCTGCTGCTGTCCGGAGGTGCACGAGAGGGCGTCTTGGACCTGAATCCGGAAGACCTGGGCAACTATGCCAAAGGTGCCGACTTTGACCTGGACTTCACCCTCCTGGTGCCGGCCCTCAAGCTCCACGACCGCAACCAGCCCGTCACGCTGGACATGAGACACTCGCCGCCGTGCCACTCGTGGCTCAGCCTGCGCCTGTGCGACTCCAACATCTTGTCCCGCTGGAGCGTCTGCTGCCAGGAGGAGAGCGGACTTCCTgctgaggaagatgaggaggaagagggggaaAGGG GAAAAGGCTCTATCCTGTCGCTAGACTCGCCTCAGTCTCTGGATGGGTGCTACTTCTCCCCCACCCTGGTGACAGACTGGTTCTGGGGGGTGGTGAGCGAGGCGGTGGACGAGCTGCGCCGAAGCCCCCAGAGGGGCATCCCCACCCCGGAGCGACTGGAGAGGAACGGACCGCTTGTGAGCATCATCCTTCAG GCGGGCTCTAGCAGGGTGCTGTACGACCTCCTGCCTGTGGTGTCCTTTCGGGGATGGCCTGCCGTGGCTCAAGGCTGGCTGACGGCGAATCACTTTTGGGACGGCAAAATCACAGAGGAGGAGGCTATCGCGGGCTTCTACCTGCTGCCTTACTGCTCACCGCTGGGTGGGCGGCCCGACCGGGAGTGGCGGCTCGCCTTCTCCCGCAGCGAG GTCCAGTTGAAGAAGTGCATCCCGTTCCCCATGGCGCAAGCTTTCCAAGCCGCCAAGGCGGTGCTGTCTCGCATCCTGGCCCGTCCCCGTGCAGGCCTCAGCCTCTACCACCTGCGCACGCTTCTCTTCTGGGCCTGCGATCGACTTCCCTCCGCCTATCTGTCCTGCCTCGACTCGGACACGCCCGGCCGTCTCTTTCTGGGTCTCCTGGATGACCTGGCGCACTGCATCCTGGGTAAAAACTGCCCCAACTACTTCCTGCCACAGTGCAACATGCTGGAGCACTTGACGGACAGCCAGGCTCTCCTGGTGGCCCGTAAACTAGCCCACGTGCGCTCCGATCCCAGCGAGCACCTGCGGGCCGCTCTGGACCAAGCCCGCCAGGCGGGCCAGCTCAAGAAGGAGCTGGCTAGCAGCGCCAACGGCTCTCCGGGCCACCACCCCGTCAACGGCATCATCTCGCCTACCGAGGACAAGCTGGCCCAGCGTTTGCAACAGCTGGTCACCGAGAACCCCGGCAAATCCATCTCGGTCTTCCTCAACCCGGACGACGTCACCCGGCCGCACTTCCGCATCGACGATAAATTCTACTAA
- the tmem256 gene encoding transmembrane protein 256: MTAVVVRRLAALSGASAVALGAYGAHGFKHSDPDDYQRVLFETANKYHFYHSLALLGAAHSSKPAVAGTLLIAGMGMFCGSLYHQAMTGDPGLRKVAPMGGMAMIVGWLALIL, from the exons ATGACCGCTGTTGTTGTCCGCCGCCTCGCTGCTCTCTCCGGGGCTTCGGCAGTGGCACTCGGGGCATATGGGGCGCATG GTTTTAAACACAGTGACCCTGATGATTACCAAAGAGTG CTATTTGAAACAGCTAACAAGTACCATTTCTACCACAGCCTGGCCCTGCTGGGTGCTGCTCACTCCAGCAAACCTGCAGTT GCCGGCACTCTTCTGATCGCCGGGATGGGGATGTTCTGCGGATCGCTCTACCACCAGGCCATGACGGGAGACCCCGGCCTTCGTAAGGTGGCCCCCATGGGAGGCATGGCGATGATTGTGGGCTGGCTGGCGCTCATTCTCTGA